Proteins from a single region of Salinibacter grassmerensis:
- a CDS encoding class I SAM-dependent methyltransferase, with the protein MNNEKNRVYEKYVSSGQAGNVSIDGGRLVEVKKVIDEHVPKDKSCRVIDIGCGYGIYLKELKERGYEKIKGVDVSSEQVEAAKKNGLKNIQRKQALSFLEEEKDESVDVVLMIDIIEHMNKEKTFSVMDEVCRVLRKGGKCIIHVPNAQGIFGMRVRYGDLTHERAFSPKSIRQLLRTTGFTNVSVFEDKPVVHGIPSLGRRMLWEVMTPVLKLLLLVESPGAESLAMSQNLLVTAFKNGE; encoded by the coding sequence ATGAATAATGAAAAAAATAGAGTATACGAAAAATATGTATCTTCTGGGCAAGCAGGTAATGTAAGTATAGATGGGGGTAGACTAGTTGAGGTAAAAAAAGTAATAGATGAGCACGTACCTAAAGATAAAAGTTGTAGGGTAATAGACATAGGGTGTGGATATGGAATATATTTGAAAGAACTAAAAGAGAGGGGCTACGAAAAAATAAAGGGAGTGGATGTATCTTCAGAGCAGGTAGAAGCGGCCAAAAAAAATGGTCTAAAAAATATACAAAGAAAACAGGCTTTGAGTTTTCTTGAAGAAGAGAAAGATGAATCCGTTGATGTAGTGCTTATGATAGACATAATAGAACATATGAACAAGGAGAAGACATTTTCAGTCATGGATGAAGTATGCAGGGTTTTACGGAAAGGGGGGAAGTGTATTATACATGTTCCAAACGCTCAGGGGATTTTCGGGATGCGTGTTCGCTATGGCGACCTGACCCATGAGCGGGCCTTTTCTCCGAAATCCATTCGGCAGCTGCTGCGAACAACAGGCTTTACGAACGTGAGCGTCTTTGAGGATAAGCCTGTTGTTCACGGTATTCCGAGCTTGGGCAGAAGGATGCTCTGGGAAGTGATGACTCCCGTTCTGAAACTGTTATTACTCGTGGAGTCTCCTGGAGCCGAGAGCCTCGCCATGAGCCAAAATTTACTGGTCACGGCTTTTAAAAATGGAGAATAA
- a CDS encoding sulfotransferase family protein: protein MEGSNGPIFIIGRPHSGNTMLTDMLGRHPDIRSYRGEDHFFEKYNSIKKIENNEKKFDRIIEEVIGGMDSEASERRGSNIYTEFNSEGIKSKSIHEVYEEGKRYFAKKENSKRWAQKATSYIFYVDDIIDRLPSSKFIFVVRNPMDIAASKKRRGDEEKWFRTLWGWSRGVRKAYNVGDKLDKKILIVKYEDIVKKPNRELKKVSSFLDIDYTDSFLDIPHVNRSETPYNKKSDERGLNSDRVFYFVNELTTEEAASVRWLVDEELLQKVYPDLSGGKDVGTIETLTKVLSITFTGITHLFKDQGSLFLTEPQRALSRLRLRLFGNNQNSD from the coding sequence ATGGAAGGCAGTAATGGGCCGATTTTTATAATAGGTCGCCCACATAGTGGGAATACAATGCTTACAGATATGCTAGGAAGGCATCCAGATATACGTTCATATCGAGGAGAAGATCACTTTTTCGAAAAATATAATTCCATCAAAAAAATAGAAAATAATGAAAAGAAGTTTGATAGAATAATCGAAGAAGTAATAGGAGGAATGGACTCAGAGGCTAGCGAAAGAAGAGGTAGCAATATATACACAGAGTTTAATTCAGAAGGTATTAAAAGTAAATCCATACATGAGGTTTATGAAGAAGGAAAACGTTATTTTGCAAAAAAAGAGAATTCCAAAAGGTGGGCCCAGAAAGCTACATCATATATATTCTACGTAGATGATATAATAGATAGGTTGCCAAGTTCAAAATTCATATTTGTCGTAAGAAACCCGATGGACATTGCGGCATCTAAAAAGCGAAGGGGCGATGAGGAGAAATGGTTTCGTACCCTTTGGGGCTGGTCTAGAGGGGTGCGAAAAGCATATAACGTTGGAGACAAACTTGATAAAAAAATACTGATAGTAAAGTACGAAGATATAGTAAAAAAACCAAATAGAGAATTAAAAAAAGTATCGTCTTTTTTAGACATAGATTATACCGACTCGTTCCTAGATATCCCCCATGTTAACCGGTCAGAGACTCCGTACAACAAGAAGAGTGATGAAAGAGGCCTGAATAGTGATCGTGTCTTTTACTTTGTTAACGAACTGACAACCGAGGAGGCGGCATCGGTTCGATGGCTGGTGGACGAAGAGCTTCTTCAAAAGGTGTATCCTGACCTTTCCGGAGGGAAGGATGTAGGTACCATTGAGACACTCACCAAAGTCTTGAGTATTACATTCACTGGCATTACACATTTATTCAAAGATCAAGGCTCCCTGTTTCTTACTGAGCCGCAACGTGCTTTGAGTCGATTGCGATTGCGTCTTTTCGGCAATAACCAGAACTCGGATTGA